A single window of Salvia splendens isolate huo1 chromosome 6, SspV2, whole genome shotgun sequence DNA harbors:
- the LOC121807530 gene encoding uncharacterized protein LOC121807530 isoform X1, which yields MMNWTRVFKSFQVAMAHGLLFSFSIILSLKLDHAVNYSWWLVFSPIWLFHAVVARGRFSLPAPSMPHGRHWAPFHAIVAAPLLIAFELLLCVHLEKIYAVDLKIVFLPLLALEAAILVDNIRMCRALMPVDDDVDSMSDEAVWETLPHFWISISMVFFIAATTFTLLKLCGNVVGLGWWDLFINYGVAECFAFLICTKWYNPSIHRRSHLTAATASSSSSSNIRSFTWNNGVLVPPNEENQENRTCSLQDIGGHIMKVPLIGFQVVLFMYLEGTPPAVRRIPIPLLFSPLLLLQGIGFLFAIYRFFEKISILLNDEAETGSSFRLPASAYDYMGFLRRGSRFLGWWSIDEGSREEQARLYSSWASGYNTFSPDTVKKMPKSELAKEIGRLQSALISQTEITNISQEEFDRLLNEKILCRVCFDEQINVVLLPCRHYALCSTCCEKCKRCPICRVYIDERLHVYDDV from the exons ATGATGAACTGGACGAGAGTTTTCAAGTCTTTTCAAGTGGCGATGGCTCATGGCTTGCTTTTCTCCTTCTCtatcattctctctctcaaGCTCGATCATGCTGTCAACTACTCTTGGTG GTTGGTTTTTTCCCCTATCTGGTTATTTCATGCAGTCGTAGCAAGAGGAAGATTCTCTTTACCTGCCCCTTCTATGCCTCATGGCCGACAT TGGGCGCCTTTTCATGCCATTGTGGCGGCTCCGTTGCTTATTGCTTTCGAACTTCTCCTCTGTGTACATCTCGAGAAAATATATG CTGTAGATTTGAAGATTGTGTTTCTGCCTCTGCTAGCTCTAGAGGCTGCGATTTTGGTTGATAATATTAG GATGTGTAGGGCCCTTATGCCTGTAGATGACGATGTCGATAGTATGAGTGATGAAGCTGTTTGGGAGACCCTCCCA CACTTTTGGATTTCCATCTCAATGGTCTTCTTCATTGCTGCGACAACATTTACGCTTCTGAAACTATGTG GTAATGTAGTTGGTCTTGGTTGGTGGGATCTGTTCATTAATTATGG TGTTGCAGAGTGCTTCGCATTCCTTATTTGCACTAAGTGGTATAATCCTTCAATTCATAGACGTTCACATCTTACAGCAGCAACAgcatcatcatcgtcgtcatCAAATATCAGATCTTTTACCTGGAATAACGGTGTATTAGTACCACCCAATGAagagaatcaagaaaacagaacgTGCAGTTTGCAAGACATTGGTGGTCATATCATGAAAGTTCCATTGATTGGTTTCCAAGTCGTGCTCTTCATGTACTTGGAG GGAACCCCCCCTGCTGTTAGACGTATCCCGATTCCACTTTTGTTTTCTCCTCTTCTGTTGCTGCAAGGAATTGGATTTTTGTTCGCCATATATAGATTCTTTGAGAAAATCTCCATCTTACTTAATGATGAAGCTGAAACGGGAAGCAGCTTTAGGTTACCTGCTAGTGCTTATGACTATATGGGGTTCCTGCGTCGTGGATCAAG GTTCCTGGGATGGTGGTCAATTGATGAAGGAAGCCGTGAAGAGCAAGCTCGATTATATTCTTCATGGGCTTCAGG GTACAATACGTTCTCGCCTGATACTGTCAAGAAGATGCCGAAGTCTGAACTTGCTAAGGAG ATAGGGAGGCTTCAATCAGCCCTCATTTCACAAACAGAAATCACAAATATCAGCCAGGAAGAGTTTGACAGACTTTTAAAT GAAAAGATCCTTTGTCGAGTTTGCTTTGATGAGCAAATAAACGTAGTCCTGCTCCCTTGCAGGCATTATGCTCTTTGCAG CACCTGCTGCGAGAAGTGCAAGAGATGCCCTATCTGCCGTGTATACATTGATGAGCGGCTCCATGTATATGACGATGTATAG
- the LOC121807531 gene encoding transcription factor bHLH30-like, which produces MCDNNNNNKENRENISHGIHILTDNIEGFQIQDQNQNLNTTIPQDMQQQQHHNTTTVADAYINGLNGAAAAYAEVPQILPWALNPVHAFNPVHDPTFLLPPPQQGGLFGRRPSGLQFGYEGEHHLRFLTESLGQVVHPGSSAAPFGLHAELQKMTAQEIMDAKALAASKSHSEAERRRRERINNHLAKLRSLLPSTTKTDKASLLAEVIQHVKELKRQTSLIAETSLVPTETDELTVDSEPDEEGRPVIKASICCEDRSDLLPDLIKTLKALRLRTLKAEITTLGGRVRNVLFITGDDESNSCDEQSISSIHEALKAVMEKGGEESGSGSVKRQRTNINIL; this is translated from the exons ATGTgtgacaacaacaacaacaacaaagagAATCGAGAAAACATTTCTCATGGGATCCATATCTTAACTGATAACATTGAGGGTTTCCAAATTCAAGACCAAAACCAAAATCTCAACACTACTATCCCTCAAGAtatgcagcagcagcagcatcacAACACAACCACAGTCGCAGATGCATACATAAATGGTCTAAATGGAGCTGCCGCCGCCTACGCCGAAGTCCCACAGATCCTACCGTGGGCCCTCAACCCGGTCCACGCCTTCAACCCGGTCCACGACCCGACGTTCCTCCTCCCGCCTCCGCAGCAGGGAGGGCTCTTCGGCAGGAGGCCGTCGGGGCTGCAGTTCGGATACGAAGGCGAACACCACCTGAGGTTCCTCACAGAGTCGTTAGGCCAGGTGGTGCACCCCGGCAGCAGCGCCGCCCCCTTCGGCCTCCACGCCGAGCTGCAGAAGATGACGGCGCAGGAAATCATGGATGCCAAGGCCCTCGCGGCGTCGAAGAGCCACAGCGAAGCGGAGAgaaggagaagagagagaatcAACAACCATCTTGCTAAGCTTCGAAGCTTGCTCCCTAGCACCACCAAA acAGACAAAGCCTCGCTCCTGGCTGAAGTGATCCAGCACGTGAAGGAACTGAAGCGGCAGACATCCCTAATAGCCGAGACGAGCCTGGTCCCGACCGAAACGGACGAGTTAACCGTGGATAGCGAACCGGACGAGGAGGGTAGACCGGTTATCAAGGCGTCGATATGCTGCGAGGACCGGTCTGACCTCTTGCCGGACCTGATCAAGACGCTGAAGGCCCTCCGCCTGCGAACGCTGAAAGCGGAGATCACGACGCTTGGTGGGAGAGTGAGGAATGTGTTGTTCATAACCGGAGATGATGAATCTAATAGCTGTGATGAGCAATCCATAAGCTCAATTCATGAAGCTCTTAAAGCGGTGATGGAGAAAGGTGGTGAAGAATCCGGTTCAGGGAGTGTCAAGAGGCAAAGAACCAATATCAATATCCTTTAA
- the LOC121807530 gene encoding uncharacterized protein LOC121807530 isoform X2 has translation MACFSPSLSFSLSSSIMLSTTLGVVARGRFSLPAPSMPHGRHWAPFHAIVAAPLLIAFELLLCVHLEKIYAVDLKIVFLPLLALEAAILVDNIRMCRALMPVDDDVDSMSDEAVWETLPHFWISISMVFFIAATTFTLLKLCGNVVGLGWWDLFINYGVAECFAFLICTKWYNPSIHRRSHLTAATASSSSSSNIRSFTWNNGVLVPPNEENQENRTCSLQDIGGHIMKVPLIGFQVVLFMYLEGTPPAVRRIPIPLLFSPLLLLQGIGFLFAIYRFFEKISILLNDEAETGSSFRLPASAYDYMGFLRRGSRFLGWWSIDEGSREEQARLYSSWASGYNTFSPDTVKKMPKSELAKEIGRLQSALISQTEITNISQEEFDRLLNEKILCRVCFDEQINVVLLPCRHYALCSTCCEKCKRCPICRVYIDERLHVYDDV, from the exons ATGGCTTGCTTTTCTCCTTCTCtatcattctctctctcaaGCTCGATCATGCTGTCAACTACTCTTGGTG TCGTAGCAAGAGGAAGATTCTCTTTACCTGCCCCTTCTATGCCTCATGGCCGACAT TGGGCGCCTTTTCATGCCATTGTGGCGGCTCCGTTGCTTATTGCTTTCGAACTTCTCCTCTGTGTACATCTCGAGAAAATATATG CTGTAGATTTGAAGATTGTGTTTCTGCCTCTGCTAGCTCTAGAGGCTGCGATTTTGGTTGATAATATTAG GATGTGTAGGGCCCTTATGCCTGTAGATGACGATGTCGATAGTATGAGTGATGAAGCTGTTTGGGAGACCCTCCCA CACTTTTGGATTTCCATCTCAATGGTCTTCTTCATTGCTGCGACAACATTTACGCTTCTGAAACTATGTG GTAATGTAGTTGGTCTTGGTTGGTGGGATCTGTTCATTAATTATGG TGTTGCAGAGTGCTTCGCATTCCTTATTTGCACTAAGTGGTATAATCCTTCAATTCATAGACGTTCACATCTTACAGCAGCAACAgcatcatcatcgtcgtcatCAAATATCAGATCTTTTACCTGGAATAACGGTGTATTAGTACCACCCAATGAagagaatcaagaaaacagaacgTGCAGTTTGCAAGACATTGGTGGTCATATCATGAAAGTTCCATTGATTGGTTTCCAAGTCGTGCTCTTCATGTACTTGGAG GGAACCCCCCCTGCTGTTAGACGTATCCCGATTCCACTTTTGTTTTCTCCTCTTCTGTTGCTGCAAGGAATTGGATTTTTGTTCGCCATATATAGATTCTTTGAGAAAATCTCCATCTTACTTAATGATGAAGCTGAAACGGGAAGCAGCTTTAGGTTACCTGCTAGTGCTTATGACTATATGGGGTTCCTGCGTCGTGGATCAAG GTTCCTGGGATGGTGGTCAATTGATGAAGGAAGCCGTGAAGAGCAAGCTCGATTATATTCTTCATGGGCTTCAGG GTACAATACGTTCTCGCCTGATACTGTCAAGAAGATGCCGAAGTCTGAACTTGCTAAGGAG ATAGGGAGGCTTCAATCAGCCCTCATTTCACAAACAGAAATCACAAATATCAGCCAGGAAGAGTTTGACAGACTTTTAAAT GAAAAGATCCTTTGTCGAGTTTGCTTTGATGAGCAAATAAACGTAGTCCTGCTCCCTTGCAGGCATTATGCTCTTTGCAG CACCTGCTGCGAGAAGTGCAAGAGATGCCCTATCTGCCGTGTATACATTGATGAGCGGCTCCATGTATATGACGATGTATAG